Proteins from a genomic interval of Acomys russatus chromosome 19, mAcoRus1.1, whole genome shotgun sequence:
- the Cers4 gene encoding ceramide synthase 4: protein MLYSLNEWLWQEVYWLPPNRTWAELEDRDGMVFAHPHHMLAALPVALVLMVVRVIFERFLALPLSQWMGIRDPIRRQINPNPVLEKYYLRKGKRPVETQIVLLAAQCGLTLRQTQYWFRRRRNQDVPSLSKKFCEACWRFVFYLCSFVGSITVFYHEPWLWTLTLCWENYPSQILTPALYWWYLLELSFYMSLLLSLPFDIKRKDFMEQVLHHFVAVGLLSFSYSTNLLRIGAVILLLHDCSDYLLEAGKMLNYAKFRRSCNVVFVIFSLMFFYTRLIYLPTQVMYSTLFESIENSGPFFAYYFFNGLLVILQILHVYWFSLILRMLFSFLRSGQMKSDIRSDVEESDSSSDEAVPQDLQLKNKVAQASGAAVTNGMRSRAVGHLTNGHTQAT from the exons ATGTTGTACAGCTTGAACGAGTGGCTGTGGCAGGAGGTGTACTGGTTACCACCCAATAGAACATGGGCAGAGCTGGAGGACCGAGATGGCATGGTGTTCGCCCACCCTCACCACATGCTTGCTGCCTTGCCAGTGGCTCTGGTCCTCATGGTTGTGCGCGTCATCTTTGAGAG ATTCTTGGCCTTGCCCCTGAGCCAGTGGATGGGTATACGGGATCCAATCAGGAGACAGATAAATCCCAACCCGGTGCTGGAGAAATACTACCTCAGGAAGGGGAAGAGACCCGTGGAG ACCCAGATAGTCCTTCTGGCTGCCCAGTGTGGCCTCACACTGCGGCAGACTCAGTATTGGTTCAGAAGACGTCGCAACCAGGACGTGCCTTCCCTGTCCAAGAAATTCTGTGAAGCTTG CTGGAGATTTGTCTTCTATTTGTGTTCCTTCGTGGGTAGCATCACAGTCTTCTATCAC GAGCCATGGTTGTGGACACTGACATTGTGCTGGGAAAATTACCCATCCCAG ATCCTGACTCCCGCCTTGTACTGGTGGTACCTCCTGGAGCTGAGCTTCTACATGTCCCTGCTACTGTCTCTGCCCTTCGACATCAAACGCAAG GACTTCATGGAGCAGGTGTTGCACCACTTTGTGGCCGTGGGCCTGCTGAGCTTCTCCTATAGCACCAACTTGCTGCGCATTGGTGCTGTGATATTGCTGCTGCATGACTGCTCCGATTACCTGCTGGAG GCTGGTAAGATGTTGAACTATGCTAAGTTTCGGCGGTCGTGCAACGTTGTCTTCGTCATCTTCTCCTTAATGTTCTTCTACACTCGCCTCATATACTTACCCACCCA GGTCATGTACTCCACTCTGTTTGAATCCATCGAGAATTCGGGACCCTTCTTTGCCTACTATTTCTTTAATGGGCTCCTGGTGATACTGCAGATTCTTCATGTGTACTGGTTCAGCCTCATTCTGCGCATGCTCTTTAGTTTCCTAAGGAGTGGTCAG ATGAAGAGTGACATTCGCAGTGATGTAGAAGAGTCAGACTCCAGCAGTGACGAGGCAGTCCCCCAAGATCTCCAGCTGAAGAATAAGGTGGCTCAAGCGTCTGGAGCAGCCGTCACCAATGGCATGAGGAGCCGGGCAGTGGGGCATCTGACCAATGGGCACACCCAGGCCACGTAG